A window of Phragmites australis chromosome 15, lpPhrAust1.1, whole genome shotgun sequence genomic DNA:
CTTGCAAGACTGAAAGTAGAACTCTAATGCCGTCCATGATAAGCAACAATCAAAAGACGGCATAATGAAGTGTGATTTAGAATTACTTACTTTTTTCGGAAAAGGATATAGAATTACTTAGACAAATTAGttatgaaatatctttttctatttttctgatCTGATCTGAGTCAAATAACAAAACCAATCTTACAATCGGAGAACATAGTTTATTTTACTCGTGAAATTTACTGCGGCCAATACCTACAAGCAATATTGCTATTTGGGGGTTCACACTACATCCATCTTCAGCTACAGAGTGTTCATTTCATAACCAATTTCAAGAGGATGTGGGAAATCACAGCGATTCATTTGGATTCTTTTTTAGAATAAAATTCATTTGGATTGTAGCCAATAATCTTCGTCCATGGGCCACGCTTGCAAGAACATTATGAAGAATGGAAGTTAAGAAACAGAATCTACATTGCATTCATATCAGGTCCAAACTCCAAATACCTTCAGAGGAAGACCAATGTTCGGCCTCAAATACACACAAGTAAATTTATCCAGtagtatatttttttcactGAACAAAGAAGGAAAGAACAAAGAAGGAAAGACATCCAATCATGTGCAGTTGTAACGGAAACTGGGAAAAGCAATCAAAGAAATGCATTCGAACAAGACACTGAAGATGATATTCACGAGAAATATAGTTTTGCATCTGGGATAGATTGTTTGACATAATACAGAGTAAATAAACTACAGAAAATACGTAATCTGGATAATTCGCATTTACAAAGATAGCTTTCATTTCACCAATGAATTTCTACAGCCGAATTGATATTACTTCGTTCAATGTTGGCTTCTGTGCGTGTACCGCAGCCGCTGCAGCCTGCTTGGCACCAATGATGGATCATCTAGGCTCCTGTCAGTACCTGCACCACGGTTACCAGCATAGGACCGATCCAAGAGTGTGCCATGATATCCGCGATAACTGCTGCGGTGCCCAGAGTGGCGATTTGAGAAGCCTTGTCGCAGTAGGCTCTGTGTGTTTGGCCTCCGACGGCCCAGCCAATCTGAGCGCAAGCTGCGCCTATCACTGAATGGAAGCCTGGGAGAATCTCTGTTGTTCTCTGGCACAAGCCTTGGTAAACCATGCCTTTCATCTGCCCAAATGCTAGGTGGTCCTAGTCTTTCATTTGGCCAAAGCATTGGGGAACCAAGCCCGTTATCTGGAGATTCAACTTGGTCTCGAACAGGAGACCACCACTCTTCACTACTTTCATCATCAGAGTCTATGCCAGGGGACGTTGTGTCTCTGGTCTCGATAACATAGTCACCAACTATTATTGCCCCAGGTATCTGGGACCTAATTGCGCTAATGACATCACCAAACTCCTGCTCACGCTCAAGGCGATCCCAAGTTCTTTTCCTCGAGAGGTCTACATGAGAAGGCTTTGTAAGCAAGTGTGAAGTCCTAGCATGTTCACGCAGCTGCTCATAGGTTCCAACAAATTTGCAGGAATCATGAGAGCAAGTTCTCAACCTCCTGTCTAGATACTGTCTCACCTCTCCAGCAGGAATCCAGCCAGATACAGATCCTCTACAGAGGGGACACTTCACTTGAACTGAACTCTGCATGGCATCATGACATTCTCCTGTTACAATGCTTCCTTCTCCTACAGATAAGGTTGAGTCTGTAGATTCTTGATAGTTAGCAATCTCAGACTCTGACCTAGACATGCCATCTGGATTTTGACCACTGTTTACATTGGAACGATAAGATACTCCATTATCAACATGTCT
This region includes:
- the LOC133892407 gene encoding uncharacterized protein LOC133892407 isoform X1, producing the protein MTSRKSNRSTVTSRTALHMEWDRISCPICMEQPHNAVLLKCSSYKNGCRCYICNTSHRHSNCLDRFRKMNGDSKVRASHSTYSVLSNSNIRTVQPRAHYDMISRRSRSPRLRRHVDNGVSYRSNVNSGQNPDGMSRSESEIANYQESTDSTLSVGEGSIVTGECHDAMQSSVQVKCPLCRGSVSGWIPAGEVRQYLDRRLRTCSHDSCKFVGTYEQLREHARTSHLLTKPSHVDLSRKRTWDRLEREQEFGDVISAIRSQIPGAIIVGDYVIETRDTTSPGIDSDDESSEEWWSPVRDQVESPDNGLGSPMLWPNERLGPPSIWADERHGLPRLVPENNRDSPRLPFSDRRSLRSDWLGRRRPNTQSLLRQGFSNRHSGHRSSYRGYHGTLLDRSYAGNRGAGTDRSLDDPSLVPSRLQRLRYTHRSQH
- the LOC133892407 gene encoding uncharacterized protein LOC133892407 isoform X2, giving the protein MNGDSKVRASHSTYSVLSNSNIRTVQPRAHYDMISRRSRSPRLRRHVDNGVSYRSNVNSGQNPDGMSRSESEIANYQESTDSTLSVGEGSIVTGECHDAMQSSVQVKCPLCRGSVSGWIPAGEVRQYLDRRLRTCSHDSCKFVGTYEQLREHARTSHLLTKPSHVDLSRKRTWDRLEREQEFGDVISAIRSQIPGAIIVGDYVIETRDTTSPGIDSDDESSEEWWSPVRDQVESPDNGLGSPMLWPNERLGPPSIWADERHGLPRLVPENNRDSPRLPFSDRRSLRSDWLGRRRPNTQSLLRQGFSNRHSGHRSSYRGYHGTLLDRSYAGNRGAGTDRSLDDPSLVPSRLQRLRYTHRSQH
- the LOC133892407 gene encoding uncharacterized protein LOC133892407 isoform X3 encodes the protein MVIVRRSRSPRLRRHVDNGVSYRSNVNSGQNPDGMSRSESEIANYQESTDSTLSVGEGSIVTGECHDAMQSSVQVKCPLCRGSVSGWIPAGEVRQYLDRRLRTCSHDSCKFVGTYEQLREHARTSHLLTKPSHVDLSRKRTWDRLEREQEFGDVISAIRSQIPGAIIVGDYVIETRDTTSPGIDSDDESSEEWWSPVRDQVESPDNGLGSPMLWPNERLGPPSIWADERHGLPRLVPENNRDSPRLPFSDRRSLRSDWLGRRRPNTQSLLRQGFSNRHSGHRSSYRGYHGTLLDRSYAGNRGAGTDRSLDDPSLVPSRLQRLRYTHRSQH